A window of Taeniopygia guttata chromosome 14, bTaeGut7.mat, whole genome shotgun sequence contains these coding sequences:
- the LOC121470738 gene encoding uncharacterized protein, with protein sequence MNNPQVTAPTHTCTSAAATESPGRQERTGSSNTCCGRARNGAQNDQTEQKKPQLREPPVPRAQRAAGTGSLRRLLRPAPPVAEPPGAARPALPGPPVPPSGGGGRSAGARSRHIAPGPAPHRRPARNCRAQRSSGLVVPCAASCPFCRAAWTTTPKMPRGESLHATTAVPTGSARPAEVTNQKAATTASGHAALRVAIGGEENSDQSALREVGRWSRQPLAIGCAHSRLTNSGVAVAIKDVAWRAHVLSSKRRRTGWNGGARREPAAASRRLRAPSAALPDGLGRSKATFVVVKVV encoded by the exons ATGAACAACCCGCAGGTCACAGCCCCGACCCACACCTGCACATCTGCGGCAGCCACGGAGAGCCCGGGAAGGCAGGAAAGAACCGGCAGCAGCAACACGTGCTGCGGTCGGGCACGGAACGGAGCGCAAAACGACCAAACCGAGCAGAAAAAGCCACAGCTACGCG AGCCGCCGGTACCCCGGGCACAGCGGGCGGCGGGCACCGGGAGCCTCCGCCGGCTCCTCCGCCCGGCCCCTCCCGTGGCGGAgccgcccggcgcggcccgcCCGGCTCTCCCCGGCCCGCCCGTACCTcccagcggcggcggcggccgcagcGCCGGTGCCCGGTCCCGGCACATCGCGCCCGGGCCTGCTCCTCACCGCCGCCCGGCCCGGAACTGCCGCGCCCAGCGCTCCTCGGGACTTGTAGTCCCGTGCGCCGCTTCCTGCCCGTTCTGCCGAGCCGCTTGGACTACAACTCCCAAGATGCCCCGCGGAGAGTCACTCCATGCTACAACCGCTGTTCCTACTGGTTCTGCCCGGCCTGCTGAAGTGACCAATCAGAAGGCGGCAACTACCGCCTCGGGCCACGCTGCGCTGCGCGTCGCCATTGGTGGAGAGGAGAACAGCGACCAATCAGCGCTGCGGGAGGTGGGGCGGTGGTCACGCCAACCGCTGGCGATtggctgtgcccacagcaggcTGACCAATAGCGGCGTGGCAGTGGCCATAAAAGACGTAGCGTGGCGCGCGCACGTTCTTTCCAGCAAGAGGCGCAGGACGGGATGGAACGGAGG GGCTCGGCGGGAACCGGCGGCGGCGTCCCGGAGGCTCCGTGCCCCATCCGCGGCACTCCCCGACGGTCTGGGCCGCTCGAAGGCGACGTTCGTGGTAGTAAAAGTGGTTTAA